The following proteins are encoded in a genomic region of Enterocloster clostridioformis:
- a CDS encoding putative glycoside hydrolase: protein MKRWIAAGILILALTGCSRYEPAKEITRSQKEAARPEEAEAQSGQETQEAEAVDSEVITISSYPPRNPVKVKGIYVSAYVAGTGDMMDKIIEELDRTELNAVVIDVKDDQGRITYAMDSPTVNEIGACHVFIRDMPALMAKLKEHGIYTIARVVAFRDPYLAEQKPEWSLHVADDKIYRDNKGLAWVNPYKKEVWDYLVEVGKKAGEVGFDEIQFDYIRFAVDRTMNDVVFDDGDTQGRNKTQAITEFISYAYDELAKEGLFVSADVFGAIMRSEEDAAAVGQEYEDMAEHLDYICPMIYPSHYGPGNFGIEYPDTQPYDTILNALNGSRELLAASAKDDTPQAVVRPWLQDFTASYLEHYIRYGDEQVRQQIQAVYDAGYDQWILWDAGVSYHYGGLLTPEEAAKEDERIAR from the coding sequence ATGAAAAGGTGGATAGCAGCAGGCATATTAATTCTTGCATTGACAGGATGTTCCCGGTATGAACCGGCAAAGGAGATAACCAGGTCCCAGAAGGAAGCCGCGCGGCCTGAGGAAGCAGAGGCACAGTCCGGGCAGGAGACCCAGGAGGCGGAGGCGGTTGATTCGGAGGTCATTACCATTTCCTCATATCCCCCCAGGAACCCGGTAAAGGTTAAGGGTATCTATGTGTCCGCCTATGTGGCCGGAACCGGCGATATGATGGATAAAATCATTGAGGAGCTCGACAGGACGGAGCTCAATGCAGTGGTCATTGATGTAAAGGACGACCAAGGAAGGATTACCTATGCCATGGATTCCCCTACGGTAAATGAGATAGGGGCCTGCCATGTTTTTATCCGGGACATGCCGGCTCTTATGGCAAAGCTTAAGGAGCACGGAATCTATACCATAGCCAGGGTGGTGGCCTTCAGGGACCCCTATCTTGCGGAACAGAAGCCCGAATGGAGCCTTCATGTGGCGGATGACAAAATTTACCGGGATAATAAGGGCCTCGCATGGGTAAATCCCTATAAGAAGGAAGTCTGGGATTATCTGGTCGAGGTGGGGAAAAAGGCAGGCGAGGTGGGATTTGACGAAATTCAGTTCGATTACATCCGATTTGCCGTGGACAGGACCATGAATGACGTTGTGTTTGACGATGGGGATACCCAGGGGCGTAATAAGACCCAGGCAATTACGGAATTCATAAGCTATGCGTATGATGAGCTGGCAAAGGAAGGACTCTTTGTGTCGGCTGACGTATTCGGCGCCATCATGCGCAGCGAAGAGGACGCGGCTGCCGTAGGCCAGGAATACGAGGACATGGCGGAGCATCTGGATTATATATGTCCCATGATTTATCCATCCCACTATGGGCCGGGAAATTTTGGAATAGAGTATCCAGATACCCAGCCTTATGATACAATATTAAATGCATTGAATGGTTCCAGGGAGCTTCTGGCCGCATCCGCGAAGGATGACACGCCTCAGGCAGTGGTAAGGCCGTGGCTTCAGGACTTTACGGCGTCCTATCTGGAACATTATATTAGATATGGCGACGAACAGGTGAGGCAGCAGATTCAGGCTGTCTACGATGCCGGCTATGACCAGTGGATTCTCTGGGATGCAGGTGTCAGCTATCACTACGGCGGGCTGCTGACTCCGGAGGAAGCGGCAAAAGAGGACGAGCGAATAGCCCGGTAA